One genomic window of Branchiostoma lanceolatum isolate klBraLanc5 chromosome 5, klBraLanc5.hap2, whole genome shotgun sequence includes the following:
- the LOC136435287 gene encoding inactive histone-lysine N-methyltransferase 2E-like isoform X7: MESEGYHIHRRLQCSHGLVRLGDDDTSGTESGDEMLTYRAVSHTPTSVTITTKPTRKVKKRKREKSGEKDHEGRKKKVKTCRDPTRRASRPKVHRTPNGFSSLNNEDANEPWDYSPDDSDVYQEAIFNQYTPDLASFLKSRQYTEEDVCITSSDQLQVESGEIASIGSAMKCVRALRDLHDNQPILEYRGKVMTRQEFQDPFFKRPHPYVLFYPVNGLEICVDARSFGNAARYIRRSCTPNAEVRHVLLEGMIHLCVYSLEEIMKGTEITIGFDYDFDTCPCEVECACQRESCPVAKSNAKKQELLKQKRKRNKSGQQSGGDSESSTGRQRKVSPLRVSLNHNASTNHMTSDGEDESKDVDVETEEAAEERRRKMTREERKLEAVMRTFERMEKRAARSRAAHARIEKQKQTKVPDCENKEGEEPMPKDIEDIPKQTATPHRQIRRRRRSQSRRNHAARGRQRLNSTCSSDMPMSPITETAANTEVVTTEIELKLSTPTTPVSALSPSIPSPSLAQELTVSTVSVTTAAPQPSPAALGKGFKFPKTKKFFVNEWLNEKANEQSAHKPLLIKTEPSDFSTGTTTCPSVSTYTRSTSMTARSPGPAYVLRPGHNVPASATKTRQRPSLDSSFGSAKKRWLRQAMSEGSSNGPSSGCNSPAPSGGSLSPGLTGMNGPDSPQCVSPTGSISSLSGKETGGELMTPLKKRRLRVSISGEGSMSPMPMTPPPSAGETDCAAKQGPRPKIVINDAMRNGFKPLYSPVTPVTPGTPQFENISSPENSPAHDHDLNNDSNPPQYYAFQVVLSKQASVDSLSSLASSVTSASGLDRHLQKSGSETSLLRARMSSLDLKHEGRESCVHGDSSRDLMPQEEEKEVEENSTAITEYSEPANIPMECDPSGRERTDLSSSLSESQVSMQTLQNSCSSLNDSHASSLSLSGSLYQRTLSERLDTRTDSQRDGDPRPRYSSPFKKEMASPEFHRSLSDGTLLQDERKPEYENRPGQRSSDFEATGSLNCYGEPKVVASEERTIPSGGDFLRQDGVSLSASLPSLYAAKSEEPIGSAPSTPVSLGPGPVAAQEDGGSKPIAKRKVSLLEYRKRKQQGQKDGNSSANSSAASTPTKLAPDSAPSTPIKNRMMSPLSNMSSYEHTVEVECKDKEKDRKAVDDMDKRWSVHYMRLQRSTPTSVERIREEDPLQRFRRELRQSTERGMEKKDKDRKEKEPGHAYSRSVSVDSNHSPVRSHSPAPPPPPPSKHTPPPPPSKHRTPPPPPPPIKNGPDARYNHDKLSEGETKDPRSYVKSPVASSPVQAGASPSLTRYNPRQEFRSPSTQQQQHQQPQPIPTTYPAQPRSSTYNPPASGTQGYSEQPPAPPQQQQQQSYYSRPQPQQYHTTSAPSGTTYPPAPQQTYTSYQQQQYPAQYQQPQTYQQYPAQAQSTQGSQYYTQQAYSGEYHQQQATPSGAYGHNPIGKAPTPPPPRPPYPQSYSASSSYYRQ; this comes from the exons TGACAGTGACGTCTACCAAGAGGCCATTTTCAACCAGTACACCCCAGACTTGGCCTCTTTCCTGAAGTCCAGACAATATACTGAAGAG GATGTGTGTATCACCTCGTCAGACCAGCTTCAGGTGGAGTCAGGGGAAATAGCCAGCATTGGCAGTGCCATGAAG TGTGTCAGGGCCCTGCGGGATCTCCATGACAACCAGCCCATCCTGGAATACAGGGGGAAGGTCATGACAAGGCAGGAGTTCCAGGATCCCTTCTTCAAGAG GCCACACCCCTATGTGCTGTTCTACCCCGTAAATGGCTTGGAAATTTGCGTGGATGCCCGGAGCTTTGGCAATGCTGCCAGGTACATCCGCCGGTCCTGTACACCGAATGCTGAG GTCCGACATGTGCTGTTGGAAGGTATGATCCACCTGTGTGTGTACTCGCTAGAGGAGATCATGAAAGGCACGGAGATCACCATCGGGTTCGACTACGACTTTGACACCTG TCCCTGTGAAGTGGAGTGCGCTTGCCAAAGGGAAAGCTGCCCTGTGGCAAAAAGTAATGCCAAGAAACAAGAACTTCTGAA GCAAAAGAGAAAAAGGAACAAATCTGGCCAGCAGTCTGGTGGAGACAGCGAGTCCAGCACCGGACGGCAGAGAAAAGTTTCTCCGCTCCGAGTCTCCCTCAACCATAACGCCTCCACG AACCACATGACCTCCGATGGCGAGGATGAGAGCAAAGATGTGGATGTAGAAACTGAGGAGGCTGCtgaggaaagaagaagaaagatg acACGTGAAGAGCGGAAGCTGGAAGCCGTGATGAGAACGTTTGAGCGGATGGAGAAGCGTGCGGCGCGGAGTAGGGCTGCCCACGCCAGGATCGAGAAACAGAAGCAGACCAAGGTCCCTGATTGTGAGAATAAGGAAGGAGAAGAGCCCATG CCCAAGGACATTGAGGATATTCCCAAGCAGACTGCCACGCCTCACAGACAGATTAGAAG GAGACGTCGTAGTCAGAGCCGACGGAATCATGCGGCTAGAGGGAGGCAGCGCCTCAACAGCACTTGCAGCTCCGACATGCCCATGTCGCCCATCACGGAAACAGCTGCAAACACGGAGGTTGTCACTACCGAGATAGAGCTGAAGTTGAGCACACCAACCACTCCAGTGTCTGCCCTGTCCCCTTCCATTCCATCTCCATCATTGGCCCAGGAACTCACAGTTTCTACAGTCTCTGTTACTACTGCTGCCCCACAGCCATCCCCTGCTGCATTGGGCAAAGGCTTCAAGTTTCCCAAAACCAAAAAG TTCTTTGTGAATGAATGGCTGAATGAGAAAGCTAACGAGCAGTCAGCCCACAAGCCACTCCTGATCAAGACGGAGCCCTCAGACTTCAGCACAGGGACCACCACATGTCCAAGTGTCTCTACATACACACGCAGCACCAGCATGACTGCACGCAGCCCCGGACCCGCATACGTGCTCCGACCTGGCCACAATGTGCCGGCTAGTGCCACCAAGACCAGGCAGAGACCCAGCTTGGATTCAAGCTTCGGCTCGGCTAAAAAG CGGTGGCTGCGCCAGGCGATGAGTGAAGGAAGCAGCAATGGCCCCAGTAGCGGCTGTAACTCCCCAGCTCCCAGTGGTGGTTCCCTCAGCCCAGGTTTAACAGGCATGAACGGTCCAGACAGTCCACAGTGTGTGTCGCCAACTGGCAGCATCTCATCATTATCAGGGAAGGAGACAGGAGGAG AACTGATGACTCCGCTGAAGAAGAGAAGGCTGAGAGTGTCCATCTCCGGAGAGGGGAGCATGTCTCCCATGCCAATGACTCCTCCACCCTCTGCAGGGGAGACGGACTGTGCTGCCAAACAGGGACCCAGGCCAAAGATTGTGATCAATGATGCCATGAGGAACGGCTTCAAACCCTTGTACTCACCCGTCACTCCAGTCACACCAGGCACTCCACAGTTTGAG AACATCTCCTCACCTGAAAACTCCCCTGCTCATGACCATGACTTAAACAATGACTCTAACCCACCTCAGTACTATGCCTTCCAG GTGGTACTTTCTAAGCAGGCCTCCGTGGACAGCTTGTCTTCTCTGGCATCCAGCGTGACCTCAGCATCAGGCTTGGATAGACATTTACAGAAGTCAGGTTCTGAAACCAGCCTGCTGCGGGCCCGCATGTCAAGCTTGGACCTTAAGCACGAGGGAAGAGAAAGCTGCGTGCATGGAGACTCCTCCAGAGACTTAATGccacaggaggaggagaaggaggtaGAGGAAAATTCCACGGCTATCACGGAGTATTCTGAACCAGCCAACATTCCAATGGAATGTGACCCTTCAGGGAGGGAAAGGACAGACTTGTCCAGCTCGTTGTCTGAGTCACAGGTTTCCATGCAAACTCTGCAAAACTCTTGTTCATCTCTGAACGATTCCCATGCCTCAAGCCTTAGCTTGAGTGGCAGCCTGTATCAGAGGACCTTGTCAGAAAGGCTTGATACAAGGACTGACTCCCAGAGAGATGGAGACCCAAGACCCAGGTATTCCTCTCCCTTCAAAAAGGAAATGGCTTCCCCAGAGTTCCATAGATCATTGTCAGATGGCACCTTGCTCCAGGACGAGCGGAAACCAGAATATGAAAATAGACCAGGACAGAGATCGAGCGACTTTGAGGCAACCGGATCTTTGAACTGCTATGGGGAGCCCAAGGTGGTTGCAAGTGAGGAGAGAACTATTCCAAGTGGAGGTGACTTTCTCAGACAGGACGGTGTGTCCCTGAGCGCATCGTTGCCAAGTCTGTATGCAGCGAAAAGTGAAGAGCCCATTGGGTCGGCACCGTCCACCCCAGTAAGTCTGGGGCCAGGGCCAGTAGCAGCCCAAGAAGATGGAGGCTCCAAACCAATTGCAAAgagaaag GTGTCATTGTTGGAATACCGCAAGAGGAAGCAGCAAGGACAGAAAGATGGCAACTCCAGTGCCAATAGCAGTGCAGCCTCTACACCCACTAAACTGGCCCCTGACAGCGCACCCTCCACCCCAATCAAGAACCGAATGATGTCCCCACTCTCCAACATGTCATCGTATGAACACACAGTGGAGGTAGAGTGCAAGGACAAAGAGAAAGATCGGAAGGCAGTGGATGATATGGACAAGCGCTG GTCTGTACATTACATGAGATTGCAAAG GAGCACTCCCACCTCTGTGGAGAGGATACGTGAGGAGGACCCCCTGCAAAGGTTCAGACGAGAACTCAGGCAGAGCACGGAGAGAGGCATGgagaagaaagacaaggatagAAAGGAGAAGGAGCCAG GGCATGCATACAGTCGCTCAGTGTCTGTGGACAGTAACCACTCTCCTGTTCGGTCCCATTCCCCGGCCCCTCCACCTCCACCGCCCAGCAAGcacacaccccctccccctcccagcAAGCACAGGacgccacccccaccccctcctcccaTCAAAAACGGCCCTGATGCCAGATACAACCATG ATAAACTTTCAGAAGGAGAGACCAAGGACCCCCGCTCCTATGTGAAGAGCCCAGTAGCGAGCAGCCCTGTGCAGGCTGGTGCTTCTCCTTCTCTGACCAGATACAACCCT AGACAGGAGTTCAGGAGCCCCAGtacacagcagcagcagcaccaacaacccCAGCCCATCCCTACCACATACCCGGCCCAACCTCGCTCCAGCACCTACAACCCTCCAGCCTCTGGAACACAGGGTTACTCCGAGCAGCCCCCAGCACCtcctcagcagcagcagcagcagagcTACTACAGCCGTCCCCAGCCTCAGCAGTACCACACCACCTCTGCCCCCTCAGGGACAACCTATCCCCCCGCCCCCCAGCAGACATACACGTCCTACCAGCAGCAGCAGTATCCTGCACAGTACCAGCAGCCCCAGACGTACCAACAGTACCCCGCACAGGCCCAGTCTACGCAGGGCAGCCAGTATTACACTCAGCAGGCGTACAGTGGAGAATACCATCAACAGCAAGCTACCCCCTCTGGGGCCTACGGACATAACCCCATTGGCAAGGCACCCACCCCACCTCCCCCTCGCCCCCCGTATCCACAGTCCTACTCTGCCAGTAGTTCCTACTACCGACAGTAA